The Gemmata palustris genome includes a region encoding these proteins:
- a CDS encoding lysozyme codes for MILASLLLMLADNPTCRPCKVSPAGIGLIQHFEGYSPFVYEDVAGKKTIGFGHLILPGERFREPMLPDEATKLLEKDAARTVSGVNRMVRVPLRQGQADSLHSFAFNLGTGALQSSTLLKRVNSGRHADVPGEFLLWNKARVGGVLRVFPGLTRRREAESEFYQLD; via the coding sequence GTGATTCTCGCCTCCCTCCTCCTCATGCTTGCTGATAACCCGACGTGCCGCCCGTGCAAGGTAAGCCCGGCCGGGATTGGCCTGATCCAGCACTTCGAGGGCTACTCGCCGTTCGTATACGAGGACGTGGCTGGAAAAAAGACCATCGGCTTCGGCCACCTCATCCTGCCGGGGGAGCGGTTCCGCGAGCCGATGCTGCCGGACGAAGCCACCAAGCTGTTGGAGAAGGACGCCGCCCGCACCGTGTCCGGGGTCAACCGCATGGTCCGGGTGCCGCTGCGGCAAGGTCAGGCCGACAGCCTGCACTCGTTTGCCTTCAACCTTGGCACCGGGGCGCTGCAGTCGTCCACGCTCCTCAAGCGGGTGAACTCCGGGCGGCACGCCGACGTGCCGGGGGAGTTCCTCCTCTGGAACAAGGCGCGGGTGGGCGGCGTGCTGCGGGTGTTCCCGGGATTAACCAGACGAAGGGAGGCCGAGAGTGAGTTTTACCAACTGGATTAA
- a CDS encoding hyaluronate lyase N-terminal domain-containing protein — protein MTTTQTQLRRDTATNVQAATPAAGEPGYDSTNKRFIIGDGVTAGGIPHASFADVQKQGFAYSTVGGTANAITLTNSPAVTSYSGGCLKLQFKAANTNSGTTTVNVDGLGTKNIYKLYNGSLVALSAGDIVSGAIYEIAYDGTQFQIKGLPNAAPDAYPGAVTGALSGHPFALTVDFTTYSAYSLIIVEGNSSGLASNLALEVSSNGGGLYVPIGTSGAFGQTGAAFYRSYIVTQPSASGPAYAVGEQTGGKAAMSAAVNRVRIGNDNGYVFTGGSVILQPLTKR, from the coding sequence ATGACGACGACCCAAACCCAACTCCGCCGCGACACGGCGACGAACGTCCAGGCGGCCACGCCCGCCGCGGGCGAGCCCGGATACGACTCGACCAACAAGCGATTCATCATCGGCGACGGCGTGACCGCTGGGGGCATCCCGCACGCTTCGTTCGCGGACGTGCAGAAGCAGGGCTTCGCGTATTCAACCGTGGGGGGCACGGCGAACGCGATCACGCTGACCAACTCGCCCGCGGTTACCTCCTACTCCGGCGGCTGCCTCAAGCTCCAGTTCAAGGCAGCGAACACGAACAGCGGCACCACGACCGTGAACGTGGACGGCCTAGGCACCAAGAACATCTACAAGCTGTACAACGGGTCGCTCGTCGCGCTCTCTGCGGGCGACATCGTCAGCGGGGCCATCTACGAGATCGCATACGACGGCACCCAGTTCCAAATCAAGGGGCTACCGAACGCCGCACCAGATGCGTACCCCGGTGCCGTCACCGGCGCGCTGTCCGGCCACCCTTTCGCGCTCACGGTGGATTTCACCACCTACAGCGCGTACAGCCTGATCATCGTGGAGGGCAACTCGTCCGGGCTTGCCTCGAACCTCGCGCTTGAGGTGAGTTCAAATGGCGGTGGCTTATACGTTCCAATCGGGACGAGCGGGGCATTTGGCCAGACCGGCGCGGCCTTCTACCGCAGCTATATCGTCACCCAGCCCAGCGCGAGCGGCCCGGCCTACGCGGTGGGCGAACAGACCGGCGGAAAAGCGGCGATGTCCGCAGCCGTGAACCGCGTCCGAATCGGCAACGACAACGGCTACGTCTTCACCGGCGGCAGCGTCATTCTTCAGCCGCTCACGAAACGATAG
- a CDS encoding phage tail protein encodes MPPAIPIIAAAAGYAAANAAAGAITLAAFGAGVGSFGAAITIGTIASGVIGLGVAAAINAVGTRAVSNKPKAAGNFTQTAEGQKVMLRTSVESHKIIYGESRVSGPLLFAASTDSGPVPSGAPVSGTNVMLHLVIALAGHEVESIDTIYLDDKPITLNADGYATNLPYAYLPVGTALTASISSAVRNNEVVTVTTSSAHGFTAGDQVDVTVNTDGSMSGNFIILATPTSTTFTYSNGGPNVSASGGTATDNTISGTQNSYVRVKKHTGAIGQDADADLVAEVADWDSSHRLNGIAYIYVRLQFSREVFSSIPNFSAVVRGKKLYDPRDGITAYSTNSALCIRDYLTSDYGFECAADEINDDFFEAAANACDEDVALTSGGTQKRYTTNGVVDTAIAPLDNLNALVASMAGTVTYVQGKFRAYAGTYDAPAGDIDLDMLAGEIEIITRTPRQQLFNAVKGTYVDPARRWQATDFPFVINPTYQEQDGNQQIFRDIQLPFTSHPEAAQRIAKVILEQARQGIIVDLTLNHHALQFAVWDTVRFTNAPVGWENKVFRLRKMSTTGLGPIQVTLQEESSASYEWANGEATVLDPAPDTNLPNPQIVSAPSGLAYSSRAVAASGGISVYNLVALWNPHPDIFVQQGGQIETRYKLSSETEWRPSFFVRGELTAADIITSSLGESYDIGIRAVNTAGRPSNWTTLTNCVIGSSGGVSITNDWGDWTTSPGATLDYGDFTTPPSVTDDWGYYS; translated from the coding sequence GTGCCACCGGCAATCCCCATCATCGCCGCTGCTGCCGGGTACGCTGCCGCGAACGCCGCCGCCGGGGCCATCACCCTCGCCGCGTTCGGTGCGGGCGTCGGATCGTTCGGAGCCGCGATCACCATCGGTACGATCGCCTCTGGCGTGATCGGCCTGGGCGTGGCCGCAGCCATCAACGCGGTCGGGACCCGGGCCGTCTCGAACAAGCCGAAGGCGGCCGGGAACTTCACCCAGACCGCCGAGGGGCAGAAGGTCATGCTCCGCACCTCGGTGGAGAGCCACAAGATCATCTACGGGGAGTCGCGTGTCTCCGGCCCGCTCCTGTTCGCCGCCTCCACGGACAGTGGGCCGGTCCCCTCCGGTGCGCCCGTCTCCGGCACGAACGTCATGCTCCACCTGGTCATCGCCCTTGCGGGCCACGAGGTGGAGAGCATCGACACGATCTACCTCGACGACAAGCCGATCACCTTGAACGCGGACGGGTACGCCACGAACCTGCCCTACGCCTATCTCCCCGTCGGGACGGCACTTACCGCTTCGATCAGTTCGGCGGTGCGGAACAACGAGGTGGTCACCGTCACCACGTCGTCGGCCCACGGCTTCACGGCGGGCGATCAGGTGGACGTGACCGTCAACACCGACGGCTCGATGAGCGGCAACTTCATCATCCTCGCGACCCCGACTTCGACGACGTTCACCTACAGCAACGGCGGCCCGAACGTCTCGGCCTCCGGCGGCACGGCCACGGACAACACGATTTCGGGCACCCAGAACAGCTACGTCCGCGTGAAAAAGCACACCGGGGCCATCGGCCAGGACGCCGACGCTGACCTGGTCGCCGAGGTGGCAGACTGGGACAGCAGCCACCGACTGAACGGCATCGCGTACATCTACGTCCGGCTCCAGTTCTCCCGGGAGGTGTTCTCCTCGATCCCCAACTTCAGCGCCGTGGTGCGGGGCAAGAAGCTCTACGATCCCCGCGACGGGATCACCGCCTACAGCACGAACTCGGCCCTGTGCATTCGCGACTACCTGACCTCGGACTACGGCTTCGAGTGCGCAGCCGACGAGATCAACGACGACTTCTTCGAGGCCGCCGCCAACGCCTGCGACGAGGATGTCGCCCTGACCTCCGGCGGCACGCAGAAGCGATACACGACCAACGGCGTTGTCGACACCGCCATCGCCCCGCTCGACAACCTGAACGCCCTCGTGGCCTCGATGGCCGGGACGGTGACCTACGTCCAGGGGAAGTTCCGGGCCTATGCGGGTACTTACGACGCCCCCGCAGGCGACATCGATCTCGACATGCTGGCCGGGGAGATCGAGATCATCACCCGCACGCCCCGACAGCAGCTCTTCAACGCTGTGAAGGGCACCTATGTCGACCCGGCCCGGCGCTGGCAGGCGACCGACTTCCCCTTCGTGATCAACCCCACATATCAGGAGCAGGACGGGAACCAGCAAATCTTCCGGGACATCCAGCTTCCCTTCACGAGCCACCCCGAGGCCGCCCAGCGCATCGCCAAGGTAATCCTTGAGCAGGCCCGGCAGGGGATCATCGTGGATCTGACCCTCAACCACCACGCGCTGCAATTCGCGGTCTGGGACACGGTGCGGTTCACCAACGCGCCCGTGGGGTGGGAAAATAAGGTGTTCCGCCTCCGCAAGATGTCCACGACGGGCCTCGGCCCGATCCAGGTCACCCTGCAGGAGGAGAGCAGCGCCAGTTACGAATGGGCGAACGGCGAGGCCACCGTTCTCGACCCCGCTCCTGACACCAACCTGCCCAATCCGCAGATCGTCTCCGCCCCATCCGGGCTTGCGTACAGCTCGCGTGCCGTTGCGGCATCGGGCGGCATCAGCGTCTACAACCTCGTTGCTCTCTGGAACCCGCACCCGGACATCTTCGTCCAGCAGGGCGGGCAGATCGAGACGCGGTACAAGCTCTCCAGCGAGACCGAGTGGCGTCCGTCGTTCTTCGTCAGGGGCGAACTCACGGCCGCCGACATCATCACCAGCTCGCTCGGCGAGAGCTACGACATCGGCATCCGCGCGGTGAACACCGCAGGCAGGCCGTCGAACTGGACGACGCTGACCAACTGCGTCATCGGCTCGTCCGGCGGTGTGTCCATCACGAACGACTGGGGCGACTGGACGACATCTCCGGGTGCGACCCTCGACTACGGCGACTTCACCACGCCCCCGTCCGTGACGGACGACTGGGGTTATTACAGCTAA
- a CDS encoding DUF6950 family protein: MRIEGWEGLLNEHIEQARHVEFEWGMNDCALWAADWVKKANGNDFASAWRGLYSSEAELEQLMAERELELPADIADDVGLPQMHVGFAQRGDIVQHPQGCLGICNGMHSYFLMERGVTRLRTKDCVKAWRVG; encoded by the coding sequence ATGAGGATCGAGGGCTGGGAAGGGTTGCTGAACGAGCACATCGAGCAGGCGCGGCACGTCGAGTTCGAGTGGGGCATGAACGACTGCGCCCTTTGGGCTGCTGATTGGGTGAAGAAGGCCAACGGCAACGACTTCGCCTCCGCCTGGCGCGGTCTCTACTCGTCCGAAGCCGAGCTTGAGCAGCTCATGGCCGAGCGCGAACTGGAACTCCCGGCCGACATCGCCGACGACGTCGGTCTGCCCCAGATGCACGTCGGGTTCGCCCAGCGGGGCGACATCGTCCAGCACCCCCAAGGGTGCCTCGGAATCTGCAACGGGATGCACAGCTACTTCCTGATGGAACGCGGCGTCACCCGCCTTCGCACGAAGGACTGCGTTAAGGCGTGGAGGGTCGGCTAG
- a CDS encoding phage tail tube protein, with translation MALQKGRDMVIKLGDAATGTVIGGLRSTTLTMGNNVVDGSTKDTNGWRELVEDASLKSFSIACSGFFKDSASDEAIRQNAMAGSIDEYTLVLANGDTIECDFLITGYSRAGEVDGVETFNYTLESHGEPVFTAA, from the coding sequence ATGGCACTACAAAAAGGCCGCGATATGGTCATTAAGCTGGGCGATGCCGCGACTGGCACCGTCATCGGCGGGCTGCGGAGCACCACGCTCACGATGGGAAATAACGTTGTCGACGGCAGCACCAAGGACACGAACGGCTGGCGCGAGCTGGTCGAGGATGCGAGCCTCAAGTCGTTCAGCATCGCCTGCTCGGGGTTTTTCAAGGACTCCGCGTCCGACGAGGCCATCCGCCAGAACGCGATGGCGGGCTCGATCGACGAGTACACGCTGGTCCTCGCCAACGGCGACACCATCGAGTGCGACTTCCTCATCACCGGCTACAGCCGCGCGGGTGAGGTGGACGGGGTGGAAACCTTCAACTACACCCTCGAATCGCACGGCGAGCCCGTCTTCACCGCAGCCTGA
- a CDS encoding DUF3168 domain-containing protein gives MPSPDNALQAGIYARLSGYAPLTAALGGQKVFDHVPAKFPPPYVRIGEDTLSEFDTKTEDGWDCTITIHAWDFEKAGRKSVKSLLSLIFDALHRQELNMTVTGFALVEIRREFHDTFQETAVEGSSDHYYHGVARYRVMLEPVPDVTPVTAGGWFIGFY, from the coding sequence ATGCCCTCGCCGGATAACGCGCTCCAGGCCGGGATCTACGCCCGACTGTCCGGCTACGCGCCCCTCACGGCGGCGCTCGGCGGTCAGAAGGTGTTTGACCACGTCCCCGCCAAATTCCCGCCCCCCTACGTCCGCATCGGCGAGGACACGCTCAGCGAGTTCGACACGAAGACCGAGGACGGCTGGGACTGCACCATCACGATTCACGCCTGGGACTTCGAGAAGGCGGGTCGGAAGTCGGTGAAGTCGCTGCTATCGCTCATCTTCGACGCGCTCCACCGGCAGGAGCTGAACATGACGGTCACGGGCTTCGCGCTCGTCGAGATCCGCCGCGAGTTCCACGACACGTTCCAGGAAACGGCCGTCGAGGGTTCGAGCGACCATTACTACCACGGCGTTGCCCGCTACCGGGTGATGCTCGAACCGGTGCCTGACGTGACGCCTGTCACCGCAGGCGGATGGTTCATCGGCTTCTACTAA
- a CDS encoding HK97-gp10 family putative phage morphogenesis protein codes for MDFSVKVEGLDKIQNATLDVQRSIEAELVKGLFASAKKVEGEAKRSITDGQKTGRVYTRRTVTHQASAPGEAPASDTGRLVNSINSSVDGLDGVVVAGGGIVDYARSLEFGTSKMSARPFMFPALEKSKGWIRERLAKAVRIAAAKSVKR; via the coding sequence ATGGACTTCTCGGTCAAGGTAGAGGGGCTGGACAAGATTCAGAACGCCACGCTCGACGTGCAGCGTTCGATCGAGGCGGAGCTGGTGAAGGGGCTGTTCGCCTCCGCCAAAAAAGTCGAGGGTGAGGCGAAGCGGAGCATCACCGACGGCCAGAAGACGGGCCGGGTGTACACGCGCCGCACGGTCACGCACCAGGCCTCCGCGCCGGGAGAAGCCCCCGCTTCGGACACCGGGCGGCTGGTGAACTCGATCAACTCCTCCGTCGACGGGCTGGACGGCGTCGTGGTCGCCGGCGGCGGCATCGTTGACTACGCCCGCTCGCTGGAATTCGGCACCTCGAAGATGTCCGCCCGCCCGTTCATGTTCCCCGCCCTCGAAAAGAGCAAGGGCTGGATCCGCGAGCGTCTCGCCAAAGCCGTTCGCATCGCGGCGGCCAAGTCCGTGAAACGCTGA
- a CDS encoding G8 domain-containing protein, producing the protein MRPQSLPPQRRYNPRPDLNRIPEITTRFGGRPAEVPQAYHDFIASDADTCCNAVDDLGPYSHSSVADGDWSNPATWDAGTVPGVGAVVNVGHAVTYDVESDAKVKDINVEEAGTLRWATDRDTRLWVDTLLAYDNMIIGDGANPIPESTTPGKPRAEIVIHSTEAPGSTVRQGIVCKGASRAVGAEKASRLFSPRDIPAGSVAVTLDGVVGANWRKGDRIVIGATCNAGTSATDPQYTGPTQFYGPYQGVNGVRMQTEGFRLSHDELRTIVAIVGNTLVLDAPLQHAHVVTTRRLKRGQVRTRRPVVAMLSHSIRIRSEDPSSLQTRGHTMNMHHDDCQWWYVEFKDIGRTDTDPSLVNPDGTLARATNGGTVITNPNNVRGRYPIHLHWQGPYFGRKQSVVKGCSVWGENYPIPGWAITHHASRAAIEDCVVYNVRGAGIVSELGNEIGQWLNNTVMWCRGDGFAMSWGSRAELWQNHNGHAGVAYESQSRAILQQGNIATSSQDGWGFMQQNVDQLNRIPHQFSMRYQDPLASGKGSGSQNPVFFQDEETYGIEQAQIVDFHDNACYGCGVGFFIAHRQFTERTDNSPMISKGFDCIATERPFNLINYSFWYSFHDFLWTGPGFGTATRLGPVSWGMNFVNGHIEGFDIGFDEAGLGFNYAGFFIDLTFEDVPTEFTHFTGDFDIAEWEAENPGMTFPQDHSYYNLMGPWETDAQVSVPGERWAGILRRYQNLDSATDLPQAYPASPIGVDGVEPLPGTPKPYFYLDPTSDTSLGTTGIVSIKATISDAVGSRTAFTWVSSESFGPDKNARIIPNSRANGNTLENLVKRNGCYQDGGIWKTRCWFVDQDRLSGDYFQYPVDLVHHSSTDAGLLAANVVPPWMRPELPLRPEALGEPAAAP; encoded by the coding sequence GTGCGGCCCCAAAGCCTTCCGCCACAGCGCCGCTACAACCCGCGCCCCGACCTGAACCGCATCCCGGAGATCACCACCCGGTTCGGCGGCCGCCCGGCGGAAGTGCCGCAGGCCTACCACGACTTCATCGCCTCGGACGCCGACACCTGCTGCAACGCGGTGGACGACCTCGGCCCGTACTCGCACAGCAGCGTGGCGGATGGCGACTGGTCGAACCCCGCCACCTGGGATGCGGGCACCGTTCCGGGAGTTGGGGCGGTCGTAAACGTCGGCCACGCCGTTACCTACGACGTGGAATCCGACGCGAAAGTCAAGGACATCAACGTCGAGGAGGCGGGCACCCTTCGCTGGGCCACCGACCGCGACACCCGGCTCTGGGTGGACACGCTCCTGGCCTACGACAACATGATCATCGGCGATGGGGCAAACCCCATCCCGGAGAGCACCACCCCCGGCAAGCCGCGGGCGGAAATCGTCATCCACAGCACCGAAGCCCCCGGCTCGACGGTGCGGCAGGGCATCGTGTGCAAAGGGGCAAGCCGTGCCGTCGGCGCAGAGAAGGCCTCCCGCCTGTTCAGTCCCCGTGACATCCCGGCGGGGAGCGTCGCCGTCACGCTCGACGGGGTCGTGGGCGCAAACTGGCGGAAGGGCGACCGGATCGTCATCGGCGCGACCTGCAACGCCGGCACGAGCGCCACCGACCCGCAATACACCGGCCCGACGCAGTTCTACGGCCCGTACCAAGGCGTCAACGGGGTTCGGATGCAGACCGAAGGCTTCCGCCTAAGCCACGACGAGTTGCGGACCATCGTCGCCATCGTGGGCAACACGCTGGTGCTGGATGCACCGCTGCAACACGCCCACGTCGTCACCACCCGCCGTCTGAAGCGCGGCCAGGTGCGGACCCGCCGCCCGGTGGTGGCGATGCTGTCCCACTCCATCCGCATCCGCTCGGAAGACCCGTCCAGCCTGCAAACCCGCGGGCACACGATGAACATGCACCACGACGACTGCCAGTGGTGGTACGTCGAGTTCAAGGACATCGGCCGCACCGACACCGATCCCTCTCTGGTGAACCCCGACGGCACGCTCGCCCGCGCCACCAACGGCGGCACCGTCATCACGAACCCCAACAACGTCCGGGGCCGCTACCCCATCCACCTGCACTGGCAGGGGCCGTACTTCGGCCGGAAGCAGTCGGTCGTCAAAGGGTGCAGCGTCTGGGGTGAGAACTACCCCATCCCCGGATGGGCGATCACCCACCACGCCAGCCGCGCCGCCATCGAGGACTGCGTGGTGTACAACGTGCGCGGCGCTGGCATCGTCTCCGAGCTGGGCAACGAGATCGGCCAGTGGCTGAACAATACGGTGATGTGGTGCCGGGGCGACGGGTTCGCGATGTCCTGGGGCAGCCGCGCCGAGCTTTGGCAGAACCACAATGGCCACGCCGGGGTGGCTTACGAGAGCCAGTCTCGCGCCATCCTCCAGCAGGGGAACATCGCCACCTCCAGCCAGGACGGCTGGGGCTTCATGCAGCAGAACGTCGATCAGCTCAACCGCATCCCCCACCAGTTCTCCATGCGCTACCAGGACCCGCTAGCGAGCGGGAAGGGGTCGGGCAGCCAGAACCCGGTGTTCTTCCAGGACGAGGAGACCTACGGCATCGAGCAGGCTCAGATCGTGGACTTCCACGACAACGCCTGCTACGGCTGCGGGGTCGGGTTCTTCATCGCCCACCGGCAGTTCACCGAGCGCACCGACAACTCACCGATGATCTCCAAGGGCTTCGACTGCATCGCCACCGAGCGGCCGTTCAACCTGATCAACTACTCGTTCTGGTACAGCTTCCACGACTTCCTGTGGACCGGGCCGGGGTTCGGCACCGCCACCCGCCTCGGCCCCGTGTCGTGGGGGATGAATTTCGTGAACGGTCACATCGAGGGTTTCGACATCGGCTTCGACGAGGCCGGGCTAGGGTTCAACTACGCCGGCTTCTTCATCGACCTCACCTTCGAGGACGTGCCCACGGAGTTCACGCACTTCACGGGCGACTTCGACATCGCCGAGTGGGAGGCGGAGAATCCGGGAATGACGTTCCCGCAGGATCACTCTTACTACAACCTGATGGGGCCGTGGGAGACCGACGCGCAGGTGAGCGTGCCGGGCGAACGTTGGGCGGGCATTCTTCGCCGGTACCAAAACCTCGACAGCGCCACCGACCTGCCGCAGGCCTACCCGGCCTCCCCGATAGGCGTGGACGGGGTGGAACCGCTGCCGGGCACTCCGAAGCCGTACTTCTACCTCGACCCGACCAGCGATACGTCGCTCGGCACCACGGGCATCGTCTCGATTAAGGCCACCATATCAGACGCGGTGGGATCGCGGACCGCCTTCACCTGGGTCAGCTCCGAGAGCTTCGGGCCGGACAAGAACGCGAGAATCATCCCGAACAGCCGGGCCAACGGCAACACGCTCGAAAACCTGGTGAAGCGCAACGGCTGCTACCAGGACGGCGGCATCTGGAAGACCCGCTGCTGGTTCGTCGACCAGGACCGGTTGAGCGGCGATTACTTCCAGTACCCGGTTGACCTCGTCCATCACTCGTCGACGGATGCTGGGCTGCTGGCCGCGAACGTCGTGCCTCCGTGGATGAGGCCGGAACTGCCCCTCCGTCCGGAGGCGCTCGGCGAACCGGCCGCCGCGCCATGA